The proteins below are encoded in one region of Buttiauxella gaviniae:
- a CDS encoding YcgN family cysteine cluster protein → MTTAPFWQSKTLDEMSDAEWESLCDGCGQCCLHKLMDEDTDEIYFTNVACKQLNIKTCQCKNYARRFEFEPDCIKLTRDNLPTFEWLPHSCAYRLLAEGKDLPTWHPLLTGSKAAMHGERISVRHIAVKESEVRDWQAHILNKPEWAD, encoded by the coding sequence ATGACTACAGCGCCGTTCTGGCAGAGCAAAACGCTTGACGAAATGAGTGACGCGGAGTGGGAATCCCTTTGCGATGGCTGCGGCCAGTGCTGTCTGCATAAATTGATGGATGAAGACACGGATGAAATTTATTTCACCAACGTCGCCTGTAAGCAATTAAACATCAAAACCTGTCAGTGCAAAAATTACGCGCGCCGTTTTGAATTTGAACCCGATTGCATCAAATTGACCCGCGATAATTTGCCAACGTTTGAATGGCTGCCGCACTCCTGCGCCTATCGTCTGTTAGCCGAAGGCAAAGATTTACCGACATGGCACCCGTTGTTGACCGGTTCTAAAGCGGCGATGCACGGCGAACGCATTTCTGTGCGCCATATTGCGGTTAAAGAGTCGGAAGTGCGCGATTGGCAAGCACATATTTTAAACAAGCCTGAGTGGGCAGATTAA
- a CDS encoding lytic murein transglycosylase, whose amino-acid sequence MNTPAICLTVIAFVLSSYTASSAMAQTQSLVNTPVGTQPASKPAPVTLAEQGRNPAEFPAYVETLKTQARLQGVSDNTISSAFANVHFVDRVIKSDQNQLEKKIMLDEYLARVITPEKIEKAREQYQLHQNELSTISRRTGVQSQYIVALWAMESHFGEIQGKEDIVSALATLAFEGRREAFFTKELMASLKILDQGHVSVQELKGSWAGAMGQNQFMPSSYLRYGADGDGDGKIDIWNNTSDVFASTANYLETEGWKAGENWGKEIILPEGFDNVLAGTKTEQGKTVSQWQQLGVTFKDGTQPPPATQKAWIITPDDNLARSFLVYNNFRTIMHWNRSYYFALSISTMADAIAQ is encoded by the coding sequence ATGAATACTCCAGCAATTTGTTTAACCGTCATCGCCTTTGTGCTCAGTAGTTATACCGCCTCATCCGCTATGGCGCAGACGCAATCCCTTGTTAACACACCGGTTGGTACGCAGCCTGCGAGCAAACCTGCGCCAGTTACGCTTGCCGAGCAGGGACGTAACCCCGCTGAATTTCCCGCTTACGTTGAAACCCTCAAAACCCAGGCGCGGCTTCAGGGGGTGAGTGACAACACAATCTCCAGCGCCTTCGCCAACGTTCATTTTGTTGATCGGGTCATAAAATCCGACCAGAACCAGCTTGAGAAGAAAATTATGCTGGATGAATACCTGGCCCGGGTCATTACCCCGGAAAAGATTGAAAAAGCGCGGGAACAGTACCAACTCCATCAAAACGAATTAAGCACTATAAGCCGCCGTACGGGTGTGCAAAGCCAGTACATCGTTGCGTTGTGGGCGATGGAGAGCCATTTCGGTGAAATACAGGGAAAAGAAGACATTGTTTCTGCGCTGGCGACACTGGCTTTTGAAGGCCGACGCGAAGCCTTTTTCACCAAAGAGCTGATGGCATCGTTAAAAATACTCGATCAAGGTCATGTCTCGGTACAAGAGCTCAAAGGCTCGTGGGCGGGTGCGATGGGGCAAAACCAGTTTATGCCTAGCTCTTACCTGCGCTATGGCGCTGATGGCGATGGCGACGGGAAAATAGATATCTGGAATAACACCAGCGATGTATTTGCATCAACGGCCAATTATCTGGAAACCGAGGGTTGGAAAGCGGGTGAAAATTGGGGAAAGGAGATTATTCTGCCGGAAGGTTTCGACAACGTGCTTGCGGGCACGAAAACGGAGCAGGGGAAAACCGTCAGCCAGTGGCAGCAGTTGGGCGTCACCTTTAAAGACGGGACTCAGCCACCGCCCGCGACACAAAAAGCCTGGATTATTACGCCGGATGATAATTTGGCACGCTCATTCCTTGTCTATAACAACTTCCGCACCATCATGCACTGGAATCGTTCTTACTACTTCGCCCTTAGCATCAGCACGATGGCAGACGCAATTGCACAATAA
- the dsbB gene encoding disulfide bond formation protein DsbB: MLRYLNQCSRGRGAWILLALTAFALEMVALWFQHVMMLKPCVMCIYERCALFGVMGAGIVGAIAPKTPLRYAGIALWIYSAGKGLQLAWEHTMIQLHPSPFVTCDFAARFPGWLPLDKWLPSVFVATGDCSVRQWEFLSLEMVQWLVGIFAVFLLIALLVLIAQPFKPKRRDLFGR; encoded by the coding sequence ATGTTGCGATATTTAAACCAATGCTCCCGCGGGCGCGGTGCCTGGATTCTGCTGGCACTCACGGCTTTTGCGCTGGAAATGGTGGCATTGTGGTTCCAGCACGTCATGATGCTCAAACCATGTGTGATGTGTATTTATGAGCGTTGCGCACTGTTTGGCGTTATGGGTGCAGGGATTGTGGGGGCGATTGCGCCAAAAACACCTTTGCGTTATGCAGGCATTGCACTGTGGATTTACAGCGCCGGGAAAGGTCTTCAGTTGGCATGGGAACACACCATGATTCAGCTTCACCCTTCCCCGTTTGTGACCTGTGATTTTGCCGCACGTTTCCCAGGCTGGCTGCCGCTCGATAAATGGCTGCCGTCAGTGTTTGTCGCCACCGGAGACTGTTCCGTTCGTCAATGGGAATTCCTGTCCCTGGAGATGGTACAGTGGTTAGTGGGGATTTTCGCTGTATTCTTGTTGATTGCTCTGCTGGTGTTGATTGCCCAGCCTTTCAAACCAAAACGTCGCGATCTCTTCGGGCGCTAA
- a CDS encoding fumarylacetoacetate hydrolase family protein: MYQHHNWQGALLDFPVSKVVCVGSNYAKHIKEMGSATPDEPVVFIKPESALCDIRQPLVLPQEFGSVHHEVELAILIGSTLRQATQEHVTKAIAGYGVALDLTLRDLQSKLKKAGQPWEKAKGFDNSCPISGFIPASEFNGDAQNTPIALKINGEIRQQGNTADMIHKIVPLIAYMSRFFTLRAGDVILTGTPDGVGPLNSGDELEVSFADRSFTTRVL; this comes from the coding sequence ATGTATCAGCATCATAACTGGCAGGGTGCGCTGCTGGATTTTCCGGTCAGCAAAGTAGTGTGTGTAGGCAGTAACTACGCAAAACATATCAAAGAGATGGGCAGTGCAACGCCTGATGAACCGGTGGTGTTTATTAAACCGGAAAGTGCGCTGTGCGATATTCGCCAGCCGCTGGTGCTGCCGCAGGAGTTCGGCTCTGTTCATCATGAAGTGGAGCTGGCGATTCTTATTGGCTCGACGTTAAGGCAGGCAACGCAAGAGCATGTCACGAAAGCCATTGCGGGCTATGGCGTGGCGCTTGATCTTACGCTGCGTGATTTACAGAGCAAACTGAAAAAAGCTGGTCAGCCGTGGGAAAAGGCTAAAGGGTTTGATAATTCCTGCCCGATCTCTGGTTTTATTCCTGCCTCTGAATTTAACGGCGATGCGCAGAACACGCCCATTGCTTTAAAAATCAACGGTGAAATACGCCAGCAGGGAAATACCGCCGATATGATCCACAAGATCGTACCGCTGATTGCCTACATGAGCCGCTTCTTCACTCTACGCGCAGGCGATGTGATTCTCACAGGAACACCAGACGGTGTCGGGCCGCTAAACAGCGGTGATGAACTGGAAGTTAGCTTTGCCGACCGCAGTTTTACCACTCGCGTTCTATAA
- the nhaB gene encoding Na(+)/H(+) antiporter NhaB, producing the protein MEISTGRALFRNFLGQSPNWYKLTLLTFLVINPLVFWFISPFIAGWLLVAEFIFTLAMALKCYPLLPGGLLAIEAVFVGMTSAEHVREEIAGNLEVLLLLIFMVAGIYFMKQLLLLVFTKLLLGIRSKILLSLAFCIAAAFLSAFLDALTVVAVVISVAVGFYDIYHRVASTGAPDGEMQDDAQLDSAARGTLEQFRAFLRSLMMHAGVGTALGGVMTMVGEPQNLIIAKNAGWHFGDFLLRMAPVTVPVLICGLVTCVLLESTKILGYGEKLPEKVRDILQDYDTKSAQKRTRQDRVKLVVQALIGIWLVIALALHLAEVGLIGLSVIIFATALCGVTDEHQIGKAFTEALPFTALLTVFFAVVAVIIDQHLFTPVIHFVLQAEPHSQLALFYVFNGILSSISDNVFVGTVYINEAKNALTNGIIDLKQFELLAVAINTGTNLPSVATPNGQAAFLFLLTSALAPLIRLSYGRMVLMALPYTLVLTLVGLLCVEFTLVPATEWMLHAGWISSPDIHAIPH; encoded by the coding sequence ATGGAAATATCGACCGGGCGTGCGCTGTTTCGCAACTTTTTAGGTCAGTCACCGAACTGGTACAAACTGACTTTGTTAACTTTTTTAGTGATTAACCCTTTGGTTTTTTGGTTCATTAGCCCCTTTATTGCAGGCTGGCTTCTGGTCGCCGAGTTTATTTTCACCCTCGCAATGGCCCTGAAATGCTATCCGTTACTGCCAGGCGGCCTTCTGGCGATTGAAGCCGTGTTTGTCGGCATGACCAGCGCCGAGCATGTACGTGAAGAAATTGCCGGAAACCTCGAAGTGTTGCTGCTGCTGATATTTATGGTGGCAGGCATCTACTTTATGAAGCAGCTTTTGCTGCTGGTGTTCACCAAATTGCTGCTGGGCATCCGTTCAAAGATTTTACTTTCCCTCGCATTTTGTATCGCTGCGGCTTTTTTATCGGCCTTTCTGGATGCTCTTACCGTTGTTGCAGTGGTGATAAGCGTTGCGGTTGGTTTTTATGACATTTACCACCGTGTCGCGTCTACCGGTGCTCCCGACGGTGAAATGCAAGACGATGCGCAGCTCGATTCTGCTGCACGCGGCACGCTTGAGCAGTTCCGCGCATTCTTACGCAGCCTGATGATGCATGCGGGCGTTGGCACCGCGCTGGGTGGCGTGATGACGATGGTAGGCGAGCCGCAAAATCTTATCATAGCCAAAAACGCCGGATGGCACTTTGGCGATTTCCTACTACGTATGGCGCCTGTAACTGTTCCGGTTCTGATTTGCGGCCTGGTAACCTGCGTGCTGCTTGAGTCCACTAAAATTCTTGGTTACGGCGAAAAATTGCCGGAAAAAGTGCGCGATATTTTGCAGGATTACGATACGAAAAGTGCGCAAAAACGAACTCGCCAGGATCGCGTGAAATTAGTGGTTCAGGCGCTGATCGGCATTTGGCTGGTGATTGCGCTAGCGCTGCATTTGGCCGAAGTGGGGTTAATCGGTCTATCGGTAATTATTTTCGCTACCGCGCTGTGCGGCGTGACCGATGAACATCAAATAGGCAAAGCCTTTACTGAAGCGCTTCCGTTCACCGCCCTGCTGACGGTCTTCTTCGCGGTTGTCGCCGTGATTATCGATCAGCATCTGTTTACGCCGGTTATTCATTTTGTATTGCAAGCTGAACCACATTCGCAGTTAGCCCTGTTCTACGTGTTCAACGGTATTTTGTCGTCGATTTCCGATAATGTTTTCGTCGGCACCGTTTATATCAATGAAGCTAAAAATGCCCTGACCAACGGGATTATCGACCTCAAACAGTTTGAATTACTGGCGGTCGCAATTAACACGGGAACGAACTTGCCGTCCGTAGCCACGCCTAACGGCCAGGCTGCGTTCTTATTCTTGCTCACCTCAGCCCTTGCGCCGCTGATTCGCCTCTCTTATGGCCGTATGGTGTTGATGGCGCTTCCATACACGCTGGTGCTGACGCTGGTTGGATTGCTCTGCGTCGAGTTTACGCTGGTGCCCGCAACCGAATGGATGCTACACGCAGGGTGGATTTCCTCACCCGACATCCATGCCATTCCACATTAA
- a CDS encoding Slp family lipoprotein yields MAGLHVRIVTQLLATAAVVLLSGCVSIPDAIKGTSAMPQQDLARVMNAPQLYVGQEARFGGRVVNIDNRQGKTRLEIATVNLDEGARPQLGEPSRGRIYADVNGFLDPVDFRGQLITVVGPITGVVEGKVGETAYKFMVMQVNGYKRWRITQQVVMPPQPIDPWFWGGPYPYRGRYGYGGMWGGGWYNPGPAQVQTIVTE; encoded by the coding sequence ATGGCTGGTCTACATGTCAGGATTGTTACCCAATTACTCGCAACCGCGGCGGTCGTTTTGCTCAGCGGCTGTGTCAGCATCCCTGATGCCATCAAAGGCACCAGCGCCATGCCTCAACAAGATTTAGCGCGAGTGATGAATGCACCGCAGCTTTACGTCGGGCAGGAAGCTCGTTTCGGCGGGCGAGTGGTGAATATCGATAATCGACAAGGTAAAACCCGTCTTGAGATTGCTACCGTTAATCTCGATGAAGGCGCGCGCCCGCAACTGGGTGAACCTTCCAGAGGGCGAATTTACGCTGATGTAAACGGCTTCCTTGACCCGGTGGATTTCCGTGGCCAACTGATTACCGTGGTTGGGCCTATCACCGGCGTGGTTGAGGGGAAAGTCGGCGAGACGGCATACAAGTTTATGGTTATGCAGGTGAATGGCTATAAACGCTGGCGCATCACGCAACAAGTTGTGATGCCGCCGCAACCGATTGACCCGTGGTTCTGGGGCGGGCCGTATCCTTATCGTGGTCGTTACGGCTACGGCGGGATGTGGGGCGGTGGATGGTACAATCCAGGCCCAGCTCAGGTGCAGACTATCGTAACTGAGTAA
- the fadD gene encoding long-chain-fatty-acid--CoA ligase FadD: MKKVWLNRYPADVAAEINPDRYQSLVDMFEQATARYADQPAFMNMGEVMTFRKLEERSRAFAAYLQQGLGLQKGDRVALMMPNLLQYPVALFGILRAGMVVVNVNPLYTPRELEHQLNDSGASAIVIVSNFAHTLEKVVDKTQVKHVILTRMGDQLSAAKGTIVNFVVKYVKRLVPKYHLPDAISFRSALQHGYRLQYIKPEILNADLAFLQYTGGTTGVAKGAMLTHRNMLANLEQVRAAYSPLLFERKELVVTALPLYHIFALTMNCLLFIELGGQNLLITNPRDIPGLVKELAKYPFTAMTGVNTLFNALLNNKEFQQLDFSSLHLSAGGGMPVQHVVAERWEKLTGRFLLEGYGLTECAPLVSANPHDMDYHSGSIGLPVPSTEVKLIDDEGEEVPPGEPGELCVKGPQVMLGYWQRPDATDEILQDGWLRTGDIAVMDDEGFMRIVDRKKDMILVSGFNVYPNEIEDVVMQHSGVLEVAAVGVPGGASGETVKIFVVKKDPALTEEALIVFCRRHLTGYKVPKLVEFREELPKSNVGKILRRELRDESASKGNNNA, translated from the coding sequence TTGAAGAAGGTTTGGCTTAACCGCTACCCAGCCGATGTTGCGGCTGAGATAAATCCTGACCGTTATCAGTCCCTGGTTGATATGTTTGAGCAGGCAACGGCGCGCTATGCCGATCAGCCTGCATTCATGAACATGGGCGAAGTTATGACGTTCCGCAAACTGGAAGAGCGGAGCCGTGCGTTTGCTGCCTATTTGCAACAAGGTCTTGGGCTGCAAAAGGGCGATCGCGTTGCGTTAATGATGCCAAACCTGTTGCAGTACCCTGTTGCGCTGTTTGGTATTCTGCGTGCAGGCATGGTGGTGGTAAACGTCAACCCGCTTTACACCCCGCGCGAGCTTGAACATCAGCTCAATGATAGCGGTGCCAGCGCAATTGTGATTGTTTCAAACTTTGCGCATACCCTGGAAAAAGTGGTCGATAAAACCCAGGTTAAGCACGTTATTTTGACGCGCATGGGCGATCAGCTCTCTGCGGCAAAAGGCACGATAGTTAACTTCGTGGTTAAGTACGTTAAACGCCTGGTGCCAAAATACCATCTGCCTGACGCCATCTCTTTTCGTAGCGCCTTGCAACACGGCTATCGCCTGCAATACATCAAGCCTGAAATTCTCAATGCCGATCTCGCTTTCTTGCAATACACCGGCGGGACGACGGGCGTGGCAAAAGGGGCGATGCTGACCCACCGCAACATGCTGGCAAACCTTGAACAAGTCAGAGCCGCTTACAGTCCGCTGCTGTTTGAACGCAAAGAGCTGGTGGTCACCGCGTTACCGCTTTACCACATCTTTGCGTTGACCATGAATTGCCTGCTGTTTATTGAGCTGGGCGGGCAGAACCTGCTCATCACCAACCCGCGTGACATTCCAGGGCTGGTTAAAGAGCTGGCTAAATATCCGTTTACCGCGATGACGGGCGTAAACACGCTCTTCAATGCGCTACTCAACAATAAAGAATTCCAGCAGCTCGATTTCTCCAGCCTGCACCTTTCCGCTGGCGGTGGGATGCCGGTGCAGCACGTTGTAGCGGAGCGCTGGGAAAAACTCACCGGGCGCTTCCTGCTGGAAGGTTATGGCCTGACCGAGTGCGCGCCGCTGGTGAGCGCAAATCCGCATGATATGGATTATCACAGCGGCAGTATCGGCCTGCCGGTACCCTCTACCGAAGTGAAGCTGATTGATGACGAAGGCGAAGAAGTGCCTCCGGGTGAACCGGGCGAACTGTGCGTAAAAGGCCCGCAGGTGATGCTCGGCTACTGGCAGCGCCCGGATGCTACCGATGAAATTCTGCAGGACGGCTGGCTGCGAACCGGTGATATTGCGGTTATGGACGATGAAGGTTTTATGCGTATCGTCGATCGCAAAAAAGATATGATTCTGGTTTCCGGCTTTAACGTTTACCCGAACGAAATCGAAGACGTGGTGATGCAGCATAGTGGCGTGCTTGAAGTTGCAGCCGTTGGTGTGCCGGGCGGTGCTTCCGGAGAAACGGTTAAAATCTTCGTGGTGAAGAAAGATCCGGCGCTAACTGAAGAAGCGTTGATTGTTTTCTGTCGCCGCCATCTGACGGGTTACAAGGTGCCGAAGCTGGTGGAGTTTCGCGAAGAGCTACCAAAATCAAACGTTGGCAAAATATTACGACGAGAACTACGTGACGAATCGGCCAGTAAAGGCAACAATAACGCCTGA
- the rnd gene encoding ribonuclease D yields the protein MTYQMITTDESLAIVCEAARQFPAIALDTEFVRTRTYYPQLGLIQLYDGKTVSLIDPLTISDWSPFKTLLQDKAVIKFLHAGSEDLEVFLNAYGMLPDPFIDTQILAAFSGRPLSCGFATIVESFTGIALDKSESRTDWLARPLTERQCDYAAADVLYLLPIAHKLMEETEAAGWMDAALDECNLMAARRQDVLDPEEAWREIGNAWQLRTRQLACLKKLASWRLRKARERDMAVNFVVREEHLWQVARYMPGSLGELEHLGLSGSEIRFHGKTLLGLVAEAQALSDDELPEPLSNLVDMPGYRRVFKAIKAQVLQVSETCGLSAELLASRRQINQLLNWHWQLKPQAMQPELISGWRGRVMGEALKTLLADY from the coding sequence TTGACTTACCAAATGATTACCACCGATGAATCCCTTGCCATTGTATGTGAAGCGGCTCGTCAATTTCCGGCCATCGCGCTGGATACCGAATTTGTGCGCACTCGCACCTACTACCCGCAACTGGGTTTGATCCAGTTGTACGATGGTAAAACGGTTTCGCTTATCGACCCGTTGACTATCTCTGACTGGTCACCATTCAAAACGCTCTTGCAAGATAAAGCGGTGATCAAGTTCCTGCACGCAGGGAGCGAAGATCTGGAAGTGTTTCTGAATGCCTATGGCATGCTGCCCGATCCCTTTATTGATACGCAGATCCTGGCTGCATTTAGCGGCCGTCCGCTTTCCTGTGGTTTTGCCACCATCGTTGAGTCTTTTACCGGCATTGCGCTGGATAAAAGCGAGTCACGTACCGACTGGCTGGCGCGCCCGTTGACGGAGCGCCAGTGCGATTATGCTGCGGCCGATGTGCTTTACCTGCTGCCTATTGCGCACAAGCTGATGGAAGAGACGGAAGCCGCGGGTTGGATGGACGCCGCACTGGATGAATGCAACCTTATGGCCGCGCGCCGTCAGGATGTGCTTGATCCGGAAGAAGCCTGGCGTGAAATCGGCAACGCATGGCAGTTAAGAACGCGCCAGTTGGCGTGCCTGAAGAAACTGGCTTCCTGGCGTCTGCGTAAAGCGCGTGAGCGAGATATGGCGGTGAATTTCGTGGTACGCGAAGAACACCTCTGGCAGGTCGCTCGTTATATGCCGGGCTCATTAGGTGAACTGGAACACCTCGGCCTGAGCGGGAGCGAAATCCGTTTCCACGGTAAAACGCTACTGGGGCTAGTGGCTGAAGCGCAGGCATTATCTGATGATGAATTACCTGAGCCGCTGAGCAATCTGGTTGATATGCCGGGCTATCGCCGCGTGTTTAAAGCGATAAAAGCGCAGGTCTTACAGGTGAGTGAAACCTGTGGTTTAAGCGCTGAATTGCTGGCGTCTCGCCGTCAAATTAACCAGCTCTTAAACTGGCACTGGCAATTAAAACCGCAGGCAATGCAACCGGAATTAATCAGTGGCTGGCGCGGACGCGTAATGGGCGAAGCGTTAAAAACGTTACTGGCAGATTATTAA
- the minD gene encoding septum site-determining protein MinD, translated as MARIIVVTSGKGGVGKTTSSAAIATGLAQKGRKTVVIDFDIGLRNLDLIMGCERRVVYDFVNVIQGDATLNQALIRDKRTEQLYILPASQTRDKDALTREGVAKVLEDLKNMDFEFIVCDSPAGIETGALMALYFADEAVITTNPEVSSVRDSDRILGILSSKSRRAENGEAPIKEHLLLTRYNPGRVNRGDMLSMEDVLEILRIPLVGVIPEDQSVLRASNQGEPVILDQEADAGKAYADTVERLLGEDRPFRFIEEEKKGFLKRLFGG; from the coding sequence ATGGCACGCATTATTGTTGTTACATCGGGTAAAGGGGGCGTCGGTAAGACCACGTCCAGCGCGGCCATCGCTACAGGTTTGGCCCAGAAGGGAAGAAAAACCGTCGTAATCGATTTTGATATTGGCCTGCGTAACCTGGATTTGATCATGGGCTGCGAACGCCGTGTGGTCTACGATTTCGTTAACGTTATCCAGGGCGATGCCACATTAAACCAAGCGTTGATCAGAGATAAACGCACCGAGCAACTCTATATTCTCCCGGCTTCACAAACTCGCGATAAAGACGCTCTCACCCGTGAAGGCGTAGCAAAAGTATTAGAAGACCTGAAAAATATGGACTTCGAATTTATCGTTTGTGATTCCCCGGCAGGTATTGAAACTGGTGCGCTGATGGCGCTCTATTTTGCTGATGAAGCGGTTATTACCACTAACCCTGAAGTTTCATCAGTACGCGATTCAGACCGTATTCTCGGTATTCTTTCTTCGAAATCTCGCCGTGCAGAAAACGGTGAAGCGCCGATAAAAGAACACCTGCTGTTAACTCGCTACAATCCAGGTCGTGTAAACCGTGGCGATATGCTGAGCATGGAAGATGTGCTGGAGATCCTGCGCATTCCACTGGTTGGCGTTATCCCAGAAGATCAATCTGTTCTGCGCGCGTCAAACCAGGGTGAGCCGGTCATTCTTGACCAGGAGGCTGATGCAGGTAAAGCTTACGCGGATACTGTTGAGCGCCTGCTTGGCGAAGATCGCCCTTTCCGCTTCATTGAAGAAGAGAAGAAAGGCTTCCTCAAACGCCTGTTCGGAGGATAA
- a CDS encoding YcgL domain-containing protein, whose amino-acid sequence MFCVIYRSSKRDQTYLYVEKKDDFSRVPEELMKGFGIPQLAMLLPLDGSKKLANADFDKVKQALKNDGYYLQLPPPPESLLKIHLENSPKK is encoded by the coding sequence ATGTTTTGTGTGATCTACAGAAGTAGTAAACGTGACCAGACATATCTTTATGTCGAAAAAAAAGACGATTTCTCGCGTGTTCCTGAAGAATTGATGAAAGGTTTTGGTATACCGCAATTGGCGATGTTATTACCGCTTGATGGCAGTAAAAAACTGGCTAATGCAGATTTCGATAAAGTTAAACAAGCACTCAAAAATGACGGCTATTATTTACAATTACCACCACCTCCAGAAAGTTTGTTAAAAATCCATCTTGAAAATAGTCCGAAAAAATAA
- the minE gene encoding cell division topological specificity factor MinE, with protein sequence MALLDFFLSRKKNTANIAKERLQIIVAERRRGDSEPHYLPQLKRDILEVICKYVKIDPEMLTVVLDQKDDDISVLELNVTLPEAQEATTKSA encoded by the coding sequence ATGGCATTACTAGACTTTTTTCTCTCACGGAAAAAGAACACCGCCAACATTGCAAAAGAACGCCTGCAAATTATCGTTGCAGAACGCCGTCGTGGTGATAGTGAACCGCATTATTTACCGCAGTTAAAGCGCGATATTCTGGAAGTGATTTGCAAATATGTAAAAATCGATCCAGAGATGTTAACCGTCGTTCTTGATCAAAAAGATGATGATATTTCTGTTCTGGAACTAAACGTAACGTTGCCAGAAGCGCAGGAAGCCACAACAAAATCTGCGTAA
- the ymcF gene encoding cold shock small protein YmcF, whose protein sequence is MQYLTFKCPSCGGSQYRTSPYDVRETNPHGAVCIFCKSGMHTIHRPMSAIHQYNVAAR, encoded by the coding sequence ATCCAGTACTTAACATTTAAGTGTCCGTCTTGTGGCGGTTCACAGTATCGCACCTCCCCCTACGATGTCCGAGAAACAAATCCCCACGGCGCTGTTTGTATCTTCTGTAAATCAGGGATGCACACTATCCATCGTCCGATGAGTGCGATTCATCAATATAACGTAGCTGCTCGCTAA
- a CDS encoding putative hemolysin codes for MKKITLLFGALILSGCSSPQPVAPKPPQVIGMPNPASVYCKDKGGELRTVKTDLGERGDCLLPGGERIDQWTLYRRDH; via the coding sequence ATGAAAAAAATAACATTACTGTTCGGGGCGCTCATTCTCAGCGGCTGTTCATCGCCGCAACCTGTTGCACCTAAACCGCCTCAGGTCATCGGCATGCCGAACCCGGCGTCAGTTTACTGCAAAGATAAAGGCGGTGAATTGAGAACGGTGAAAACCGATCTGGGAGAGCGGGGTGACTGCCTCTTGCCGGGCGGTGAACGCATTGACCAGTGGACGCTTTACCGCCGCGACCACTAA
- the minC gene encoding septum site-determining protein MinC, with translation MSNTPIELKGSSFTLSVLHLHDAQPEVILQALQDKVSQAPAFLKNAPVVVNVANLDGSVNWKRVQQAVVSSGLRVVGISGCKDEALKKEIERAGLPLLTEGKEKNSRTKPAPVEAAASVEPVVNPVTKTRLIDAPVRSGQRIYAPNCDLIITNHVSAGAELIADGNIHVYGMMRGRALAGASGDRDAQIFCTNLAAELVSIAGEYWLSEQIPADYYGKAARLSLASGALSVQPLN, from the coding sequence ATGTCAAACACGCCAATCGAGTTAAAAGGCAGCAGTTTTACCTTATCAGTGCTTCACTTACATGATGCACAACCCGAGGTCATTCTCCAGGCCCTTCAGGACAAAGTATCCCAGGCTCCCGCTTTTCTGAAAAATGCACCGGTGGTGGTGAACGTTGCCAACCTCGATGGTTCAGTTAATTGGAAGAGAGTCCAGCAAGCGGTGGTTTCTTCCGGTTTGCGAGTGGTCGGAATTAGTGGTTGTAAAGACGAAGCGCTGAAAAAAGAAATTGAGCGCGCCGGCTTGCCACTTCTGACAGAAGGGAAAGAAAAAAATTCACGCACAAAGCCTGCGCCCGTTGAGGCTGCAGCCTCTGTCGAGCCAGTTGTTAACCCGGTCACAAAAACACGATTGATTGATGCTCCGGTTCGTTCCGGCCAGCGTATTTATGCCCCAAACTGTGATTTGATTATCACCAATCATGTCAGTGCCGGTGCAGAACTTATCGCTGATGGTAATATTCATGTTTACGGCATGATGCGTGGCCGCGCCCTGGCGGGTGCCAGTGGCGATCGTGATGCACAAATATTCTGTACAAATCTTGCTGCTGAACTGGTTTCAATAGCAGGTGAATACTGGCTGAGTGAACAGATACCAGCCGATTATTATGGGAAAGCAGCACGCCTGAGTCTGGCAAGTGGTGCTCTCTCCGTTCAACCTTTGAATTAA